One region of Sphingomonas bisphenolicum genomic DNA includes:
- a CDS encoding NAD(P)H-binding protein: MGKIIISGASGSFGRAAAELLLEKVAPQDAILLTRTPARLADLAAKGADVRFADFDDPATLPAAMAGGEKMLLISTARVGTRVGQHRHAVEAAVAAGVRHIVYTSIIAADQPGNPAIVKNDHRATEEIIEGSGAAWTHLRDSQYAEAIAGPMTIPALMMGGKPDNCGDGPVAFVSRDDCVATAVGVLTQPGHENQAYVLTGPDLITIPQAMALASELAGKPIVVEAVDDEAMFAYFDGLGAPRHASDIVPDGPIPWSSDDMVTFGQSIREGYFAEKTDWVEKITGRKPKSLRDVMLAHKEGWPL, translated from the coding sequence ATGGGGAAGATCATCATTTCAGGCGCTTCGGGTTCGTTCGGGCGGGCGGCGGCGGAATTGCTGCTGGAAAAGGTCGCGCCGCAGGATGCGATATTGCTGACCCGCACCCCGGCCAGGCTGGCCGATCTGGCAGCAAAAGGCGCCGACGTCCGCTTCGCCGATTTCGACGATCCCGCCACCCTTCCCGCCGCGATGGCGGGGGGCGAAAAGATGCTGCTGATCAGCACCGCGCGCGTCGGCACCCGCGTCGGCCAGCATCGCCATGCGGTGGAAGCGGCGGTCGCGGCTGGCGTCCGGCACATCGTCTACACCTCGATCATCGCCGCCGATCAGCCCGGCAATCCCGCGATCGTCAAGAACGACCATCGCGCGACCGAGGAGATTATCGAAGGCTCCGGCGCCGCCTGGACCCATTTGCGCGACAGCCAATATGCCGAGGCGATCGCCGGGCCGATGACCATCCCCGCACTGATGATGGGCGGAAAGCCCGACAATTGCGGTGATGGCCCGGTCGCTTTCGTCAGCCGCGACGATTGCGTCGCGACCGCCGTGGGCGTGCTGACCCAGCCGGGCCACGAGAATCAGGCCTATGTGCTGACCGGTCCCGACCTCATCACCATCCCGCAGGCGATGGCGCTGGCGAGCGAACTCGCCGGCAAGCCGATCGTGGTCGAAGCCGTCGATGACGAGGCGATGTTCGCCTATTTCGATGGGCTGGGTGCGCCGCGCCATGCCTCCGACATCGTGCCCGACGGGCCGATCCCCTGGTCGAGCGACGACATGGTGACATTCGGCCAGTCGATCCGCGAAGGCTATTTCGCGGAAAAGACCGACTGGGTGGAAAAGATCACCGGTCGCAAGCCGAAAAGCCTGCGCGACGTGATGCTGGCGCACAAGGAAGGCTGGCCGCTGTGA
- a CDS encoding nuclear transport factor 2 family protein: MPSLPIEDRIALQDLIAAYSWALDTGDVDGLVACFTPDARMVEEVFDDPDIWEGHEGIRGIAEHYRNAPGFPGRQHHVTQVQYTAQDDGSCKMRGFAFVTECEGEPPYLLRFAGWYDDHAVKGADGQWRFHRRTVRLWDGEVLKNFPGRGEWVPRKRPDSLIIRR; encoded by the coding sequence ATGCCTTCCCTTCCGATCGAGGACCGGATTGCGCTGCAAGACCTGATCGCCGCCTATAGCTGGGCGCTCGACACGGGTGACGTCGACGGGCTGGTCGCCTGCTTCACCCCGGACGCGCGCATGGTGGAGGAAGTATTTGACGATCCCGACATCTGGGAGGGCCATGAAGGGATTCGCGGCATCGCCGAACATTATCGCAATGCGCCGGGCTTTCCGGGGCGCCAGCATCATGTGACGCAGGTTCAATATACCGCACAGGACGACGGCAGTTGCAAGATGCGCGGCTTCGCCTTCGTGACCGAGTGCGAGGGCGAGCCGCCCTATCTGTTGCGCTTTGCCGGCTGGTATGACGACCATGCGGTGAAGGGTGCCGACGGCCAGTGGCGCTTCCATCGCCGTACCGTGCGGCTTTGGGATGGCGAAGTGCTGAAGAATTTTCCCGGTCGCGGGGAATGGGTGCCGCGCAAGCGGCCGGACTCGCTGATTATCCGGCGGTAA
- a CDS encoding c-type cytochrome, with the protein MRRGMIALAGAALILAGAACGRASETPTQASKGPPPLPAPETLSSRPAAGPGEKLYLAKCAMCHGPGGMGTGLLARRTDQPLLEKRTDLTIDYVVQAARTGIGNMPAIPRGEVSDAELQQIAEHLAKGAKP; encoded by the coding sequence ATGCGCCGGGGCATGATCGCGCTGGCGGGCGCCGCGCTGATATTGGCAGGCGCCGCCTGCGGCCGGGCGAGCGAAACGCCGACGCAGGCATCCAAGGGGCCGCCGCCCTTGCCCGCGCCCGAAACGCTGTCGTCGCGGCCGGCGGCGGGGCCGGGCGAAAAACTCTATCTGGCGAAATGCGCCATGTGCCATGGACCCGGTGGCATGGGGACCGGCTTGCTGGCGCGACGCACCGACCAGCCCTTGCTGGAAAAGCGCACCGATCTGACCATCGACTATGTGGTACAGGCGGCGCGGACGGGCATCGGCAACATGCCCGCCATCCCGCGGGGCGAAGTGAGCGACGCCGAGTTGCAGCAGATCGCCGAGCATCTGGCCAAGGGGGCGAAGCCATGA
- a CDS encoding FAD-binding oxidoreductase produces MAQTLPSATIAAFAAIVGKDHVFFDEADQASYQDKFAIDDARHHPAGAVAPATVEEIQAIVRIASDRGIALWPISRGKNLGYGGSAPLLAGSVVLDLSRMKKIDYDEANGTVLLEPGVGFYDLYDFLKSRGMKHWLSVPGNSWGSVVGNALDRGMGYTPYGEHATRICGIEAVMADGLVVRTGMGALEGAPTWQLYRFGFGPGWDQMFVQSNFGIVTKMGLWLMPAPESLMGMDLEFDRPEDLGPLIDAIAPLRREGLLQQSPTIGNWLRAAAVVTTRDQWTDKPGALPDDVIAAIRKKFNVGWWGVSLRLYGRDSVNKAAYAILEQELGKLKPMSLRPTTWKTGEPLEATGWTGTPLTMPMQNANWHGGRGGHIGFSPILPQSGAAAQAQFQRTYARYKEYGMDYQASFAFGERHLINVNAVLINKDDPDLMGRVDPFLKHLIADAKAQGYGEYRTHLDYMDAVAGTYDFNRGALGQLNRRVKNALDPKGVIAPGKSGIWPSNRMGGRG; encoded by the coding sequence ATGGCCCAAACGCTTCCATCCGCCACCATCGCCGCCTTCGCGGCGATCGTCGGCAAGGATCATGTCTTTTTCGATGAGGCCGACCAGGCAAGCTATCAGGACAAGTTCGCGATCGACGACGCCCGCCATCACCCGGCCGGGGCAGTCGCCCCCGCGACAGTGGAGGAGATTCAGGCGATCGTCCGCATCGCCTCCGACCGTGGCATTGCGCTGTGGCCGATCAGCCGGGGCAAGAATCTGGGCTATGGCGGTTCCGCCCCGCTGCTGGCGGGGTCGGTGGTGCTGGACCTCAGCCGGATGAAGAAGATCGACTATGACGAGGCGAACGGCACGGTGCTGCTGGAGCCGGGCGTCGGCTTCTACGACCTCTACGACTTTCTGAAATCGAGGGGCATGAAACATTGGCTGTCGGTGCCGGGCAATAGCTGGGGATCGGTGGTCGGCAATGCGCTGGATCGCGGCATGGGCTATACCCCCTATGGCGAACATGCGACGCGCATCTGCGGCATAGAGGCGGTGATGGCCGACGGCCTCGTCGTGCGGACCGGCATGGGCGCTCTGGAGGGCGCGCCGACCTGGCAGCTCTACCGCTTCGGCTTCGGCCCCGGTTGGGACCAGATGTTCGTCCAGTCCAATTTCGGCATCGTCACCAAAATGGGCCTGTGGCTGATGCCCGCGCCGGAATCGCTGATGGGCATGGATCTGGAATTCGACCGGCCGGAGGATCTGGGACCGCTGATCGACGCGATCGCGCCGCTCCGTCGCGAAGGGCTGTTGCAGCAGTCGCCGACCATCGGCAACTGGCTGCGCGCCGCTGCCGTGGTCACGACCCGCGACCAGTGGACCGACAAGCCCGGCGCGCTGCCCGACGATGTGATCGCGGCGATCCGCAAGAAGTTCAATGTCGGCTGGTGGGGGGTGAGCCTGCGGCTTTACGGCCGGGATTCGGTCAACAAGGCGGCCTATGCGATCCTGGAGCAGGAACTGGGTAAGCTCAAGCCCATGTCGCTGCGCCCCACGACATGGAAGACCGGCGAACCGCTGGAGGCGACCGGCTGGACCGGCACGCCGCTCACCATGCCGATGCAGAACGCCAACTGGCATGGCGGCCGCGGTGGCCATATCGGCTTCTCGCCCATCCTGCCGCAATCGGGCGCAGCGGCGCAGGCCCAGTTCCAGCGCACCTACGCCCGCTACAAGGAATATGGCATGGACTATCAGGCCAGCTTCGCCTTTGGCGAGCGCCACCTCATCAACGTCAACGCCGTGCTCATCAACAAGGACGATCCAGACCTGATGGGCCGGGTCGACCCCTTCCTCAAACATCTGATCGCCGACGCCAAGGCCCAGGGCTATGGCGAATATCGCACCCATCTCGACTATATGGACGCAGTCGCGGGCACCTATGATTTTAACAGAGGTGCGCTGGGGCAGCTCAATCGCAGGGTGAAGAATGCACTCGATCCCAAGGGTGTGATCGCACCGGGGAAGAGCGGCATCTGGCCCAGCAATCGCATGGGAGGGCGGGGCTGA
- a CDS encoding SDR family NAD(P)-dependent oxidoreductase gives MDVQGKTALVTGGASGLGAALVSNLLSAGAHIVVMDICASKLPGVRSILCDITDEAAVASAIAQLGPVSILANMAGIGGIGPIATSAGPGDVAAFRRVIDVNLIGAVNVTAHIAHRMIGNAPDGPDGTRGVILNACSIASFEGQEGMGAYGASKAALAALTLIWARDLSRHAIRCVGIAPGFFATPMTAHMPQALVEELVGGMEFPRRAGTAEEFADAAMFLIRNPMINAEVLRLDGGARPPARTRWTAAA, from the coding sequence ATGGATGTGCAAGGCAAGACGGCGCTCGTCACCGGCGGTGCATCGGGGCTGGGCGCCGCACTGGTGTCCAACTTGCTGTCCGCGGGCGCACATATTGTGGTGATGGACATATGCGCCAGCAAACTGCCGGGCGTGCGCTCCATCCTCTGCGACATTACAGATGAGGCGGCGGTGGCCAGCGCCATCGCCCAGCTCGGCCCCGTGTCGATCCTGGCGAACATGGCCGGGATAGGCGGCATCGGACCGATCGCCACGTCGGCGGGGCCGGGTGATGTCGCTGCCTTCCGCCGGGTGATCGACGTCAATCTGATCGGCGCCGTGAACGTCACGGCCCATATCGCGCATCGCATGATCGGCAACGCGCCGGACGGCCCGGATGGCACACGGGGCGTGATCCTCAATGCCTGTTCGATCGCGTCCTTCGAAGGGCAGGAGGGGATGGGCGCCTATGGCGCGTCCAAGGCGGCGCTTGCCGCGCTCACGCTCATCTGGGCGCGCGACCTGTCCCGCCACGCGATCCGCTGCGTCGGCATCGCGCCCGGCTTCTTCGCGACACCGATGACCGCGCACATGCCGCAAGCGCTGGTCGAGGAACTGGTCGGTGGCATGGAATTTCCCCGCCGCGCCGGCACAGCCGAGGAATTTGCCGATGCCGCCATGTTCCTGATCCGCAATCCGATGATCAACGCCGAAGTCCTGCGGCTGGATGGTGGGGCGCGTCCGCCCGCGCGCACCCGCTGGACCGCGGCGGCCTGA
- a CDS encoding p-hydroxycinnamoyl CoA hydratase/lyase, giving the protein MEEQDVVSVHVENRIAWVNFARPAKRNAMSPTLNRRMMEVLDELEYRDDVGVLVLGGEGTAWSAGMDLKEYFRETEAKGLRGVRKSQAESYGWFRRLRWYQKPTIAMVNGWCFGGGFGPLFACDLAICADEAQFGLSEINWGILPGGGVTKVVVDLLPMRDAMWLTLTGDLIDGKAASAMRLVNESVPLEQLKARTTAVAEMLLNKNPVALKFAKDAVRRVGTMTYDEAEDYLVRMQEAANFHDKSEGRKEGIRQFIDEKSYKPGLGAYDLSKAKTEA; this is encoded by the coding sequence ATGGAAGAGCAGGACGTCGTTTCCGTACATGTCGAAAACCGGATCGCCTGGGTGAATTTCGCGCGGCCGGCCAAGCGCAACGCGATGAGCCCGACGCTCAACCGGCGCATGATGGAGGTGCTGGACGAACTGGAATATCGCGACGATGTCGGCGTGCTGGTGCTGGGCGGCGAAGGCACCGCCTGGTCGGCGGGCATGGACCTGAAGGAATATTTCCGCGAAACCGAAGCCAAGGGCCTGCGTGGCGTGCGCAAGTCGCAGGCCGAAAGCTATGGCTGGTTCCGCCGCCTGCGCTGGTATCAGAAGCCGACCATCGCCATGGTCAATGGCTGGTGTTTCGGTGGCGGCTTTGGTCCGCTCTTCGCCTGCGACCTCGCCATCTGCGCGGACGAGGCGCAGTTCGGCCTGTCCGAGATCAACTGGGGCATATTGCCCGGCGGTGGCGTGACCAAGGTGGTGGTCGACCTGCTGCCCATGCGCGACGCCATGTGGCTGACGCTGACCGGCGACCTGATCGACGGCAAGGCCGCATCCGCCATGCGGCTTGTCAATGAGAGCGTTCCGCTGGAGCAGCTCAAGGCCCGCACGACCGCAGTGGCGGAGATGCTGTTGAATAAGAATCCGGTGGCGCTCAAATTCGCCAAGGATGCCGTCCGCCGCGTCGGCACCATGACCTATGACGAGGCGGAAGACTATCTGGTGCGGATGCAGGAAGCCGCCAATTTCCACGACAAGAGCGAAGGCCGCAAGGAAGGCATCCGGCAGTTCATCGACGAGAAGAGCTACAAGCCGGGTCTGGGCGCCTATGATCTGAGCAAGGCGAAGACCGAGGCCTGA
- a CDS encoding efflux transporter outer membrane subunit, whose protein sequence is MTRTFIALLLGASALTACAAGPDYRPPATPTTAAAPFIGATGAAVSTADVQDRWWTLYGDPLLDTLVGDALAANTDIRVAVARIERARASLRGAKSDRLPQTSLGASGTYNRTSAAQSLPGIDRENWVLDGGLDVSYEVDLFGRVKRGVEAARGDLAAVQADADGVRVAVIADTVRAYLDVTATAERLAVAQRTVALLDQSIRITGARFDVGRSDRLDVIRVTALREQQKATIPALAADRDAARFRLATLTGRTPQQLPDSVRAATRTPQLAQPIPVGDGQALLARRPDVRAAERRLAADTARIGVATADLYPRITLGGSVGTTALGGGNVLGGGPLNWVLGPLISWAFPNTEAIRARIGAAKADGAASLATFDGTVLQALEESERALSAYAHAIERARTLGLARDEAARAARISLARQREGQIDFLTVLDAQRTLASAEADLATATRALSFAQVDLFRALGGGWGQAAA, encoded by the coding sequence ATGACCCGGACTTTCATCGCTCTCCTGCTGGGCGCAAGTGCGCTCACCGCCTGCGCCGCCGGGCCGGACTATCGGCCGCCCGCTACCCCGACAACGGCGGCCGCGCCCTTCATCGGCGCGACCGGCGCGGCGGTCAGCACGGCCGACGTGCAGGATCGCTGGTGGACGCTCTATGGCGATCCGCTGCTCGACACGCTCGTCGGGGACGCGCTGGCCGCCAACACCGACATCCGCGTTGCGGTGGCGCGGATCGAGCGGGCGCGGGCGTCGCTGCGCGGCGCGAAGTCGGATCGTCTGCCGCAGACCAGCCTCGGCGCGTCCGGCACCTATAACCGGACGTCGGCGGCGCAGTCGCTGCCGGGCATAGACCGGGAAAATTGGGTGCTCGATGGCGGGCTCGACGTCTCCTACGAAGTCGATCTGTTCGGCCGGGTGAAGCGCGGCGTCGAAGCGGCACGGGGCGATCTGGCGGCGGTGCAGGCCGATGCCGACGGCGTCCGCGTCGCGGTGATCGCCGACACGGTGCGCGCCTATCTCGACGTCACCGCTACGGCCGAACGGCTGGCGGTGGCGCAGCGAACGGTGGCGCTGCTCGATCAGTCGATCCGCATCACCGGCGCGCGATTCGACGTCGGTCGGTCCGATCGGCTGGACGTGATCCGTGTGACCGCGCTGCGCGAACAGCAAAAGGCGACGATCCCGGCGCTGGCCGCGGATCGGGATGCGGCGCGGTTCCGATTGGCCACGCTGACCGGGCGGACGCCGCAGCAATTGCCCGACAGCGTACGCGCGGCGACCCGCACGCCGCAACTGGCCCAGCCGATCCCGGTCGGCGACGGCCAGGCGCTGCTGGCGCGGCGGCCGGATGTGCGCGCGGCCGAACGGCGGCTGGCGGCGGACACGGCGCGGATCGGCGTGGCGACGGCCGACCTCTACCCCCGCATCACGCTGGGCGGATCGGTCGGCACCACGGCGCTGGGTGGCGGCAATGTGCTGGGCGGCGGGCCGTTGAACTGGGTGTTGGGACCGCTTATCAGCTGGGCCTTCCCCAACACGGAAGCGATCCGGGCGCGGATCGGCGCGGCGAAGGCCGACGGCGCGGCCTCGCTGGCGACCTTCGATGGTACGGTGCTACAGGCGCTGGAGGAAAGCGAACGCGCCTTGTCCGCCTACGCCCACGCGATCGAGCGGGCGCGGACGCTGGGTCTGGCGCGGGACGAAGCGGCGCGCGCCGCCCGGATCAGCCTGGCGCGGCAGCGCGAGGGGCAGATCGATTTCCTGACGGTGCTGGACGCGCAACGCACGCTGGCGAGCGCCGAGGCCGATCTGGCGACCGCGACCCGCGCCCTGTCCTTCGCGCAGGTCGATCTGTTCCGGGCGCTGGGCGGGGGATGGGGTCAGGCCGCGGCCTGA
- a CDS encoding efflux RND transporter permease subunit, which yields MRFSRFFIDRPIFAAVIAVVITVIGALAFIGLPVSQYPDIVPPTVTVAAQYPGASAETVASTVAAPIEQEINGVDDMLYQSSQSTGDGKVTITVTFKIGTDLDAAQVLVQNRVAVAVPRLPEEVQRLGVVTRKTTPEFLMVVNLQSPDGTFDRNYLSNYALTQVRDRLARLDGVGDVQLFGSRDYAMRVWIDPGRAAAMDLTAGEIVSALRAQNVQVSAGAIGQPPYDRGEAFQLGVEMQGRLTSPDQFSNIVIRSDADGRQVRVRDVARVELGAQDYAINTYLSNKPTVVIAVMQRPGSNALDAAEHVKAEMDQLSQRFPKGLEYSVIYNPTEFISQSIDAVYHTLLEAVLLVVLVILVFLQNWRAAIIPIIAIPVSLIGTATILAGLGYSLNNLSLFGLVLAIGIVVDDAIVVVENVERNIGRGMTPLEAARTSMDEVSGALVAIVLVLCAVFVPTLFITGISGAFYQQFAVTISTATIISLILSLTLSPAAAALLLHAKHGPRDRSNDPLWRQKLGVVVDGFNTGFDRMSEGYARLTRWLVARPKKMLATYAGLIVATAGLFWVTPAGFIPSQDQGYFMAVVQLPSGASLERTDKVTREVADKILPIKGLRGAVMFAGFHGPSQTAAPNSAAIYFPFKSFAERKAEGVTYAGIMEQANKAMAGYDKARILLVPPPVIQGIGSAGGYRIMLEDRQDHGYAELNKVAQDFIAKANQTPGLSMIYTLFDVSTPRIYADVDRAKADLLGVPPERVFEAMQVYLGSAFVNDFNLLGRTYRVTAQADAAHRGTVADIANLKTRSNAGGMVPIGSVATFRDKTGPYRVVRYNLMPAVEVDGDTAPGYSSGQSLTTIDKMSAALPEGYASEWTGIAYQQKSAGNTAGIVFGMAVFFVFLVLAAQYESLTLPLAIILIVPMCLFAAMLGINLRGMDNNILTQIGLVVLIALAAKNAILVVEFAKQAEEEQGLSPIEAAVQAAQTRLRPILMTSFAFILGAVPLVIATGAGAELRQALGTAVFFGMAGVTAFGLLFTPTFYVVCRALGDRFARRRRPEADAALQPAE from the coding sequence ATGCGTTTCTCGCGCTTTTTCATCGACCGGCCGATCTTCGCGGCGGTCATCGCGGTGGTCATCACCGTCATCGGCGCGCTGGCCTTTATCGGCCTGCCGGTCAGCCAATATCCCGACATCGTGCCCCCCACGGTCACGGTGGCCGCCCAATATCCCGGCGCGTCCGCCGAAACGGTCGCGTCGACCGTGGCCGCGCCGATCGAGCAGGAAATCAACGGTGTCGACGATATGCTTTATCAAAGCAGCCAGTCGACCGGCGATGGCAAGGTGACGATCACCGTCACCTTCAAGATCGGCACCGACCTCGACGCCGCGCAGGTGCTGGTCCAGAACCGCGTCGCCGTCGCCGTTCCGCGCCTGCCCGAAGAGGTGCAACGGCTGGGTGTGGTGACGCGCAAGACGACGCCCGAATTCCTGATGGTCGTGAACCTGCAATCGCCCGACGGGACGTTCGACCGCAATTACCTGTCCAACTATGCGCTGACGCAGGTGCGCGACCGGCTGGCCCGGCTGGACGGTGTGGGTGATGTCCAGCTATTCGGATCGCGCGACTATGCAATGCGCGTCTGGATCGATCCCGGCCGCGCCGCCGCGATGGACCTGACCGCGGGCGAGATCGTGTCGGCCCTGCGCGCGCAGAACGTCCAGGTGTCGGCTGGTGCGATCGGCCAGCCCCCTTACGACCGGGGCGAAGCCTTCCAGCTCGGCGTCGAGATGCAGGGCCGCCTGACATCGCCCGACCAGTTTTCCAATATCGTGATCCGCAGCGACGCCGATGGCCGTCAGGTGCGTGTCCGCGACGTCGCGCGCGTGGAACTGGGCGCGCAGGATTATGCGATCAACACCTATCTGTCGAACAAGCCAACCGTCGTTATCGCGGTGATGCAGCGCCCCGGCTCCAACGCGCTCGACGCGGCCGAGCATGTGAAGGCGGAGATGGACCAGCTTTCCCAGCGCTTCCCCAAGGGGCTGGAATATAGCGTCATCTACAACCCGACCGAATTCATCAGCCAGTCGATCGACGCGGTCTATCACACCCTGCTGGAAGCGGTGCTGCTGGTGGTGCTCGTCATCCTCGTCTTCCTCCAGAACTGGCGCGCGGCGATCATCCCGATCATCGCCATCCCGGTATCGCTGATCGGCACGGCGACGATCCTGGCGGGCCTGGGCTATTCTCTCAACAACCTGTCCCTGTTCGGGCTGGTGCTGGCGATCGGCATCGTCGTCGATGACGCGATCGTCGTGGTCGAAAATGTCGAGCGCAATATCGGTCGGGGCATGACGCCGCTGGAGGCCGCGCGCACGTCGATGGACGAAGTGTCGGGGGCGCTGGTGGCGATCGTGCTGGTGCTGTGCGCCGTGTTCGTGCCGACGCTCTTCATCACCGGCATTTCCGGGGCCTTCTACCAGCAGTTCGCGGTCACCATCTCGACCGCGACGATCATCTCGCTGATCCTCTCGCTCACCCTGTCGCCCGCCGCAGCCGCTTTGCTGCTGCATGCCAAGCATGGCCCGCGCGACCGCAGCAACGACCCGCTCTGGCGGCAGAAGCTGGGCGTGGTGGTGGATGGCTTCAACACTGGTTTCGACCGGATGAGCGAGGGCTATGCCCGCCTCACCCGCTGGCTGGTTGCTCGCCCCAAAAAGATGCTGGCGACCTATGCCGGGCTGATCGTGGCGACGGCGGGCCTGTTCTGGGTGACGCCCGCAGGCTTCATCCCGTCGCAGGACCAGGGCTATTTCATGGCCGTGGTGCAACTGCCCTCGGGCGCGTCGCTCGAACGCACCGACAAGGTGACGCGCGAGGTCGCGGACAAGATCCTGCCGATCAAGGGGCTGCGCGGCGCGGTGATGTTCGCCGGCTTCCATGGCCCGTCGCAGACCGCGGCGCCCAATTCGGCGGCGATCTACTTCCCCTTCAAGAGCTTTGCCGAACGCAAGGCGGAGGGCGTCACCTATGCCGGGATCATGGAGCAGGCGAACAAGGCGATGGCCGGCTATGACAAGGCGCGCATCCTGCTGGTGCCGCCACCCGTCATCCAGGGCATCGGGTCGGCCGGCGGCTATCGCATCATGCTGGAGGACCGGCAGGATCATGGCTATGCCGAACTGAACAAGGTCGCGCAGGACTTCATCGCCAAGGCCAACCAGACTCCCGGCCTGTCGATGATCTACACGCTGTTCGACGTCAGCACCCCGCGCATCTACGCCGATGTCGACCGCGCCAAGGCCGACCTGCTAGGGGTCCCGCCGGAGCGCGTGTTCGAAGCGATGCAGGTCTATCTGGGGTCGGCTTTCGTCAACGACTTCAACCTGCTGGGCCGCACCTATCGCGTTACCGCGCAGGCCGATGCCGCACATCGCGGCACGGTGGCGGACATCGCCAACCTCAAGACCCGGTCCAATGCCGGGGGCATGGTGCCGATCGGCTCCGTCGCAACCTTCCGCGACAAGACCGGCCCCTATCGCGTCGTCCGCTACAATCTGATGCCCGCGGTGGAGGTCGATGGCGACACGGCGCCCGGCTATTCGTCCGGCCAGTCGCTCACGACCATCGACAAGATGAGCGCGGCGCTGCCCGAAGGCTATGCCAGCGAATGGACCGGCATCGCCTATCAGCAGAAGAGCGCGGGCAACACCGCCGGCATCGTCTTCGGCATGGCCGTCTTCTTCGTCTTCCTGGTGCTGGCGGCGCAATATGAAAGCCTGACCTTGCCGCTGGCGATCATCCTGATCGTGCCGATGTGCCTGTTCGCCGCGATGCTGGGCATCAACCTGCGGGGCATGGACAATAATATCCTGACGCAGATCGGCCTGGTGGTGCTGATCGCCCTCGCGGCGAAGAACGCCATCCTCGTGGTCGAATTCGCCAAGCAGGCGGAGGAAGAACAGGGGCTGTCGCCGATCGAGGCCGCCGTTCAGGCCGCGCAGACCCGTCTGCGCCCGATCCTGATGACCAGCTTCGCCTTCATCCTCGGCGCGGTGCCGCTGGTGATCGCGACCGGTGCGGGGGCCGAGCTGCGGCAGGCGCTGGGGACGGCGGTGTTCTTCGGCATGGCCGGTGTGACCGCCTTCGGCCTGCTCTTCACCCCCACCTTCTATGTCGTGTGCCGCGCGCTGGGCGATCGTTTCGCCCGCCGCCGGCGTCCAGAGGCCGACGCTGCCTTGCAGCCGGCCGAATGA
- a CDS encoding efflux RND transporter periplasmic adaptor subunit, with product MNMITKIDADAPAAEIRSEAVRKRWSGRHVAWAALALAIVGGVGWKYAGQPQAQASAAPVVTVGVAAPLMRQVVQWDDYVGRFAPSQTVDVRPRVSGPVTAIHFRDGDIVRKGQLLFTLDQRPFLAALAEARANVASARSGLRLAQADYARVQRLTGDEAVSASEIDTLRARLQAAQAALAAADARARTRALDVEFTLIRAPIAGRVSDRKVDIGNLVSGAEGAGASLLTTINALDPIYFSFDASEALFLKSQRDHADGGSAEVEVRLQDEADYRWKGRLDFTDNGLDPRSGTIRGRAILSNPDLFLTPGLFGNMRLSSGGKVNALLVPDDAIQSDQALKTVLVVGRDDVVAAKPVQLGPLVDGLRIIRSGLSPQDKVVVTNAQAAMPGTKVATRSAPIKATPAPITPTDRAAPVASQATFER from the coding sequence ATGAACATGATCACGAAGATCGACGCGGACGCACCGGCCGCGGAAATCCGGTCTGAAGCGGTGCGCAAGCGCTGGAGCGGCCGGCATGTCGCCTGGGCCGCGCTGGCGCTGGCGATCGTCGGTGGCGTCGGCTGGAAATATGCGGGCCAGCCGCAGGCGCAGGCGTCCGCCGCGCCGGTGGTGACGGTGGGCGTCGCCGCACCGCTGATGCGGCAGGTGGTGCAATGGGATGATTATGTCGGCCGCTTCGCCCCCAGCCAGACGGTCGATGTCCGGCCGCGCGTGTCAGGGCCGGTGACGGCGATCCACTTCCGCGACGGCGACATCGTACGCAAGGGGCAGTTGCTCTTCACGCTCGACCAGCGGCCCTTTCTCGCCGCGCTGGCCGAAGCCCGCGCCAATGTCGCCAGCGCACGCAGCGGCCTGCGACTGGCACAGGCGGACTATGCCCGCGTCCAGCGCCTGACCGGTGACGAAGCTGTGTCGGCGAGCGAGATCGATACGCTACGCGCCCGCCTGCAAGCGGCTCAAGCGGCCCTGGCGGCCGCCGATGCCCGCGCCCGCACGCGCGCTCTGGATGTGGAGTTCACCCTGATCCGCGCGCCGATTGCCGGTCGCGTTTCCGATCGCAAGGTCGATATCGGCAATCTGGTGTCGGGAGCGGAGGGCGCTGGCGCCAGCCTGCTCACCACGATCAACGCACTCGACCCCATTTATTTCAGTTTCGACGCATCCGAAGCCCTGTTCCTGAAATCGCAGCGCGACCATGCGGATGGCGGGAGCGCCGAAGTGGAAGTGCGCCTGCAGGATGAAGCCGATTATCGCTGGAAGGGCCGCCTCGATTTCACCGACAATGGCCTTGATCCCCGGTCAGGCACCATCCGCGGCCGCGCCATACTCAGCAATCCCGACCTGTTCCTGACCCCGGGCCTGTTCGGCAATATGCGCCTGTCCAGTGGCGGCAAGGTCAATGCCCTGCTGGTCCCGGACGATGCGATCCAGTCCGACCAGGCGCTCAAGACGGTGCTGGTGGTCGGCCGCGACGATGTGGTCGCCGCCAAGCCGGTGCAACTGGGGCCGCTGGTCGATGGGCTGCGGATCATCCGTTCGGGACTGTCGCCACAGGACAAGGTCGTCGTGACCAATGCCCAGGCTGCCATGCCCGGCACGAAGGTTGCGACCCGCAGCGCCCCGATCAAGGCGACCCCGGCACCGATCACGCCGACCGACAGGGCCGCGCCGGTCGCGTCTCAGGCGACTTTCGAGCGGTAA